ACCCCTTTGGCGGCAAGTTCGACGGCTTCGGCAACTTCTTCGGTGGACCGGCCGCAAGCTGGGACAACTGGGACCCGGCAACTTACGGCTTCGGGCCTGGCTTCAACGAGCGGGGCGAACGTTCGCATACAGGCCGCGATGAAAGCGGGAACGCTACCGTGGGCGATGGCTCCTATGGCGAGAGAAGCGGCACGAACCCCAATAACCCCCAAGGAATTCTCTGATGATCATGAAAGGTGGAAATCTGCGGAATTCCGCAGACACGGCGCGACGGGCTGCCGTATCGAACTCTGCGCAGGATCTGGACGGACAGGCTCGCCTCGAGGTGGAGGGAAAGTCCCTCCACTCTGAGGAGAAGGGTCATGATCCCGAAATCCTGCTGTGTGTGCGTTGGGCGGCCGCCATGGAAACGGCGAGGGCTTCGCATGGGTAAGGCGGTCAGTGTTTCAACCGAGAAAAAACAGGGGAAATCGGCCGCCACCAAGGCGGCTGTCCCTGCCCCTCCGAAGGCCGCACCAACGGAACGGGATAAGCGGGAATCTTTAGACGCCAAGGCTCGCATTCTGTCCCGTCGCAAGCGGGTTCAGGTAAAGTCTACGGGCGAAGGCTCCAAGATGGAGCTTGATGCTATGCACTCCGATTTTGAGGGCTGGTCCGCACAATTGAAGGATGCCTTCGGAACCACGTCACACGACTTCATGGCGCGGTCCATGGCTCTCTTGGGAACGGCCATGCAACGGTCTGGGAATGGGAGAGCCGAAGGGATCAATGCCGGCCTGGCGGTCGTGGCTGGTGTTCGCCCTGAGAACGAGACAGAGGCCATGCTGGCGGTGCAGATGGCAGCCACGCATGAGGCTGCCATGTCCATGCTCGATATCGCCCGGGGCAATGGCACGGTGCCGGCGATCCAGGCGGCGGGCGGCCTCGCTGTGAAGCTCCTACGCACCTACACAGCCCAAATTGAAGCCCTCGCCAAGCTCCGGCGCGGTGGCGAACAGACAGTGAGAGTTGAGCATGTCCATGTGTACCCCGGAGGCCAAGCTATCGTCGGAAACGTCAGCAACCACGGGGGTGGTGGGGGTACACAGCAAAGTGGTGATCAACCCCATGCACCCATCGATCCGAAAGCTATTGCCTTTGCTCCAGGCTCCCCGGTGTGGAGCGAGGACACGGGTCGGAACGCCGTGCCAGTCCCCGGCCGTGAACGGTAAGAACCGATGCAGGATGCACGGGGGCGCCAAGGGGAGCGGCGCTCCTCGGGGAAAGGCCAATGGCAGCTATAAGCACGGTCTCTTTACGTGTGAGGCTATTGAAAGTCGGCGTGCGGTCCGAGAGTTGATGGCGCGGGCACGGGAGCTATCGAGTGCTGTCCTGTGTGGATAGCATTCGCGGAATGGTCATTCGGTTGGGAGCCCGGCACCACCCGAAAACTCGATCCGTTTACGAGATACGAGATAGGTGATGTTCGTCTCGCCTGAGGATGTCAGCACTTTAAGCAGAACCTTGTTTTTCTCTGTAGGGACCCAGCACCCCGTTGCCCCAAGCTCGGATTTCCCGCCCGACGCCCAATACATATCTAGCGCCTTCTGGCCTTTGCATTCACCTAGTGACGCTTCCGTATCCTGAAGCAGAAACACCGCCTCTTCGTCATCCGTGTCAAAACGAGGAATAGCAATTTTGCCGATGGTGCCGGCACTTGCGCTGGTCGTTATGAGAAGTCCGGCCAAAAAGGGGAGATATAATTTCATGGGTCACTCTTTCTCGCGAGTGGCTAGCAGACCTAAGTTCCCGAGTCGATGTGCTAGAGCCAAAGCGGGGATGATCGAGGCCCCCCTTCAGAAAACTTCAGATTGGCACCCGCTTCCCTATTGAAGAATGTTAAAGGCGAGGGCGCCCTCGCCTACAGGCCGTTCCTCACATGGATCGGCATTGGCCTTCTCATCCTCAGTTCGTTCCTATCCATGGAGGTGGTGAAGGACGAATGGCTGGGAGATCGACGAGACAGAAGGGCCCCCGGTTTTAGAACTGGGCAGAGGATCAAAAGCGGCGCGACGGCACCCAGCCATTGCCTCTACACTG
This DNA window, taken from Microvirga lotononidis, encodes the following:
- a CDS encoding HGGxSTG domain-containing protein; its protein translation is MHPSIRKLLPLLQAPRCGARTRVGTPCQSPAVNGKNRCRMHGGAKGSGAPRGKANGSYKHGLFTCEAIESRRAVRELMARARELSSAVLCG